A single Xylanimonas cellulosilytica DSM 15894 DNA region contains:
- the purM gene encoding phosphoribosylformylglycinamidine cyclo-ligase, whose amino-acid sequence MSNEGLTYAAAGVDTEAGDKAVELMKDAVRRTHGPAVLGGVGGFAGLYDLSAFKDYRAPLLATSTDGVGTKVAIAQALDKHDTIGFDLVGMVVDDIVVVGAKPLFMTDYIATGRVVPERVADIVRGIAQACEVAGTALVGGETAEHPGLLAPDEYDVAGAATGIVEADRVLGPDRVRAGDVLIAMASSGLHSNGYSLVRAVVKHAGWELDRQVEELGRTLGEELLEPTRVYASDVLALAADDDAQVHAFTHVTGGGLAANLARVLPAGLVATVDRSSWEVPAIFGLVRTLGQVPTSDLEGTLNLGVGMVAVVGADGADAALARLAALGVPAWELGTVAALDDSTRTADLVAGTKGVDGGAVRLVGDYRF is encoded by the coding sequence CACGGTCCGGCGGTGCTGGGCGGGGTGGGCGGCTTCGCCGGCCTCTACGACCTGTCGGCGTTCAAGGACTACCGCGCCCCGCTGCTGGCGACGTCGACCGACGGCGTGGGCACCAAGGTGGCCATCGCGCAGGCCCTCGACAAGCACGACACCATCGGCTTCGACCTGGTGGGCATGGTCGTGGACGACATCGTCGTGGTGGGCGCCAAGCCGCTGTTCATGACCGACTACATCGCCACGGGCCGCGTGGTCCCCGAGCGCGTCGCCGACATCGTGCGCGGCATCGCGCAGGCGTGCGAGGTGGCCGGCACCGCCCTGGTAGGCGGTGAGACCGCCGAGCACCCGGGTCTGCTCGCCCCGGACGAGTACGACGTCGCGGGCGCCGCCACCGGCATCGTCGAGGCCGACCGCGTGCTCGGCCCGGACCGTGTCCGTGCCGGTGACGTGCTCATCGCCATGGCCTCGTCCGGCCTGCACTCCAACGGCTACTCGCTGGTGCGCGCCGTGGTGAAGCACGCCGGGTGGGAGCTGGACCGGCAGGTGGAGGAGCTCGGCCGGACGCTGGGCGAGGAGCTCCTCGAGCCGACGCGCGTCTACGCGTCCGACGTCCTGGCCCTGGCGGCCGACGACGACGCCCAGGTCCACGCGTTCACGCACGTCACCGGCGGCGGCCTCGCGGCCAACCTCGCGCGCGTGCTGCCCGCGGGCCTCGTCGCGACGGTCGACCGTTCCTCGTGGGAGGTCCCCGCGATCTTCGGCCTGGTCCGCACCCTCGGCCAGGTCCCGACGTCGGACCTCGAAGGCACCCTCAACCTGGGTGTCGGCATGGTCGCGGTGGTCGGGGCCGACGGCGCGGACGCTGCTCTGGCCCGCCTCGCAGCGCTGGGCGTGCCTGCCTGGGAGCTGGGCACCGTCGCAGCGCTCGACGACTCGACGCGGACGGCAGACCTGGTCGCGGGCACCAAGGGTGTCGACGGCGGCGCGGTCCGCCTGGTGGGCGACTACCGCTTCTGA